A window of Streptomyces puniciscabiei contains these coding sequences:
- a CDS encoding SpoIIE family protein phosphatase, protein MGTPSTHFTESPEDPFALGRGASAALDDQGTVVGWSARAEELLGYTAKEVIGRAWRTLLVDARDLPVARSVVVEAVKAGGWFGVLPVRHRDGHRVEMGFRARAVTREGGGQEWLLVGAPAAEVIAWQRDRALLDGLYRRSPIGLVTYGPDRKVIRVNRAVEKASGVPAEAPVGHRPREFLVDEDAGPADERVRHVLETGEPLIFTEQSARARHDPGRERIVSVSAFRMEDPSGQVLGVAETIEDVTERHRAQRRLALLNEASARIGTTLDVTQTARELAAVAVHGLADYCSVDLLKPVTTGDEPVPGTAGSLIRAALRPPERRVPFQEGDVVPLLPESPQARCLAERRPILERHLALRPEWYAMDRRRVEIAMGLGVHSLIAVPLVARGRVLGVVSLWRSRNSEPFEADDAAVADEFSSRAAVCIDNARRFTQQQSAALTLQRSLLPNAGCDLPAVEVACRYLPASGEPGIGGDWFDVIPLSGARVALVVGDVVGHGIHAAASMGRLRAAVRTLASLDLEPDEVVARLDDLVSLLATEMEANADGNQSAIDQILGATCLYAVYDPVSKHCSLARAGHPAPVMSTPDGEVTVLELPAGPPLGLGGLPFETCDVDLPEGSVLALYSNGLLEAGNGDVDTALENLRACLTSATETVDQTCHAVVDALLPKDRLPTDDIALLIARTRVLRPQNVASWRLPLEATAPARARELTTAKLTEWGLDDLSFTTELVASELVTNTYRYAAGPVTLRLIRTDCLICEVSDTSHTSPHLRRALSTDEGGRGLFLVAQLTERWGTRYSHDGKTVWTEQPLPSA, encoded by the coding sequence ATGGGGACACCGTCGACGCATTTCACCGAGAGTCCTGAGGATCCCTTCGCCCTGGGGCGTGGGGCCTCTGCTGCACTCGACGATCAGGGCACCGTGGTCGGCTGGAGCGCACGTGCGGAGGAATTGCTGGGTTATACGGCCAAGGAGGTGATCGGGAGGGCGTGGCGGACCCTCCTGGTCGATGCGCGGGACTTGCCTGTCGCGCGGTCCGTCGTCGTAGAGGCCGTGAAGGCGGGGGGATGGTTCGGTGTCCTGCCCGTCCGGCACCGGGACGGGCACCGTGTGGAGATGGGTTTCCGGGCCCGTGCGGTCACCCGGGAGGGGGGCGGTCAGGAGTGGCTTCTGGTCGGTGCCCCTGCCGCGGAGGTGATTGCCTGGCAGCGGGACCGTGCGCTGCTGGACGGCTTGTACCGCCGGTCCCCGATTGGTCTGGTCACTTACGGCCCGGACAGGAAGGTGATCCGGGTCAACCGTGCGGTCGAAAAGGCAAGCGGGGTTCCGGCCGAGGCGCCGGTGGGCCACCGTCCCCGAGAATTCCTGGTCGACGAGGACGCGGGTCCGGCGGACGAACGGGTCCGGCACGTCCTGGAGACCGGTGAGCCGTTGATCTTCACAGAACAGTCGGCTCGGGCACGCCACGATCCGGGTCGGGAACGGATCGTGTCCGTCTCGGCGTTCCGGATGGAAGACCCGTCGGGCCAGGTTCTTGGCGTGGCCGAGACGATCGAGGACGTGACCGAACGCCACCGGGCACAACGCAGGCTCGCCCTGCTGAACGAGGCGAGCGCCCGCATCGGAACCACGCTGGACGTGACACAGACCGCCAGGGAACTGGCCGCCGTGGCCGTCCACGGCCTGGCCGACTACTGCTCGGTCGACCTCCTCAAACCCGTAACCACGGGTGACGAACCCGTGCCCGGTACGGCAGGCTCGCTGATCCGGGCTGCCCTCAGACCACCGGAACGCCGTGTGCCGTTCCAGGAGGGAGATGTGGTTCCGCTTCTTCCGGAATCTCCGCAGGCGCGGTGCCTGGCCGAGCGCCGTCCGATTCTCGAGAGGCACTTGGCCCTCCGTCCCGAGTGGTACGCAATGGACCGCCGGCGCGTCGAGATCGCCATGGGCCTCGGAGTTCATTCGCTGATCGCGGTACCCCTCGTCGCACGAGGCCGGGTCCTGGGCGTGGTGAGCCTGTGGCGGTCGCGCAATTCTGAGCCTTTTGAAGCTGACGATGCTGCAGTGGCCGACGAGTTCTCCTCGCGTGCGGCCGTCTGCATCGACAACGCGCGCCGCTTCACCCAGCAACAGAGCGCCGCTCTTACTCTCCAGCGCAGCCTGCTGCCGAACGCAGGGTGCGACCTGCCGGCCGTGGAGGTGGCGTGCCGATACCTGCCAGCCAGCGGCGAACCGGGCATCGGCGGTGACTGGTTCGACGTGATCCCGCTGTCAGGCGCCCGGGTCGCGCTCGTCGTGGGAGACGTGGTCGGTCACGGCATTCACGCAGCGGCCTCCATGGGCCGTCTGCGCGCTGCGGTGCGTACCCTGGCGAGCCTCGACCTGGAGCCGGACGAGGTGGTCGCGCGGCTGGATGATCTGGTGAGTCTGCTGGCCACCGAGATGGAGGCGAACGCTGACGGGAATCAGTCGGCGATCGATCAGATTCTCGGGGCCACCTGTCTGTACGCGGTTTATGATCCGGTCTCCAAGCACTGCTCCTTGGCGCGCGCCGGACATCCGGCGCCGGTGATGTCCACCCCGGACGGCGAGGTGACTGTGCTCGAACTGCCCGCCGGTCCGCCGCTGGGTCTGGGCGGACTGCCGTTCGAAACATGCGATGTCGACCTCCCTGAGGGCAGCGTGCTGGCGCTCTACAGCAACGGGCTGCTGGAGGCGGGGAACGGCGACGTGGACACAGCGCTGGAGAACCTGCGCGCATGTCTCACCAGCGCCACAGAAACCGTGGACCAGACCTGCCACGCCGTGGTCGATGCGCTGCTCCCCAAGGACCGCCTCCCCACTGACGACATCGCGCTGCTCATCGCACGTACCCGGGTACTACGGCCACAGAACGTCGCCTCGTGGCGGCTGCCCCTGGAAGCAACCGCTCCCGCCCGTGCCAGAGAGCTGACCACGGCGAAGCTGACCGAATGGGGCCTGGACGATCTGTCCTTCACCACCGAGCTGGTCGCCAGCGAACTCGTCACCAACACCTACCGGTACGCAGCAGGCCCCGTCACCTTGCGCCTCATCCGCACGGACTGTCTGATCTGCGAGGTGTCCGACACCAGTCACACGTCCCCCCACCTCCGACGGGCCCTCAGCACGGACGAGGGCGGACGCGGGCTCTTCCTGGTCGCGCAGCTCACAGAACGCTGGGGCACCCGCTACAGCCATGACGGCAAGACGGTCTGGACGGAGCAGCCTCTTCCGTCTGCCTGA
- a CDS encoding PaaI family thioesterase has protein sequence MKAYTPNLALARKVLASQPFSIYLGARLTAFGDGAAVLELDVRDELRQQNGFVHGGVLSYAADNALTFAAGTVAGPGLLTAGYTIDYLRPARGEVLRAHARVVRPGRTRVVCRCDLFMMSSDGAQTLCAIAQGTIAVAETVLPDSAH, from the coding sequence GTGAAGGCATACACCCCGAATCTGGCACTCGCCCGGAAGGTGCTGGCCTCACAGCCCTTCAGCATCTACCTCGGCGCCCGGCTGACGGCTTTCGGAGACGGCGCCGCCGTCCTGGAGCTGGACGTCCGCGACGAATTGCGCCAGCAGAACGGCTTCGTCCACGGCGGTGTCCTCAGCTACGCCGCCGACAATGCGCTCACTTTCGCTGCTGGCACGGTTGCCGGCCCTGGGCTGCTCACCGCCGGCTACACCATCGACTACCTACGTCCTGCCCGGGGCGAGGTACTCCGGGCCCATGCCCGGGTCGTGCGCCCCGGCCGCACTCGGGTTGTCTGCCGCTGCGACCTTTTCATGATGAGCTCCGATGGGGCCCAGACGCTCTGCGCGATCGCCCAGGGCACTATCGCCGTCGCTGAAACCGTCCTGCCGGATTCCGCCCACTAG
- a CDS encoding MarR family winged helix-turn-helix transcriptional regulator, with amino-acid sequence MPPDPDPRLFFLLQRAAHTLRLAADRRCLAAAGVTTAQLGALFAVRDQPGLTQQGLARALGLRQSAVTPLVGRLTAAGLVAKSAHPHEHRAVVLQLTHAGAVALRNAGPEIDRFNAEMRDLLGDDGFTHAAAALHKLAHWRA; translated from the coding sequence ATGCCGCCTGATCCTGACCCACGCCTGTTCTTCCTCCTGCAGCGGGCTGCACACACCCTGCGTCTGGCCGCGGACCGCCGCTGCCTGGCCGCCGCCGGTGTCACCACCGCCCAACTCGGTGCCCTGTTCGCCGTGCGAGACCAGCCGGGCCTGACCCAGCAGGGACTCGCCCGCGCCCTCGGCCTGCGCCAGTCCGCGGTGACGCCGCTGGTCGGCCGGCTCACCGCTGCCGGGCTCGTGGCCAAGAGTGCCCACCCCCACGAACACCGTGCAGTCGTACTGCAGCTGACGCACGCGGGCGCGGTGGCACTGCGCAACGCCGGTCCAGAAATCGACCGGTTCAACGCGGAAATGCGCGATCTCCTCGGCGACGACGGCTTCACCCATGCCGCGGCCGCGCTGCACAAGCTCGCGCACTGGCGCGCCTAG
- a CDS encoding 2-dehydropantoate 2-reductase N-terminal domain-containing protein, translating into MARVAVVGAGAVGGVVAAELRAAGRTEVTACVRAPLGGLRIVRPDGSALEASVPEVTEPAQVSAVEWVMLATKAY; encoded by the coding sequence ATGGCACGGGTTGCGGTAGTGGGTGCGGGAGCGGTGGGCGGCGTTGTGGCCGCGGAGCTGAGGGCGGCCGGCCGGACGGAGGTGACCGCTTGCGTGCGTGCGCCGCTGGGCGGGTTGCGCATCGTACGACCCGACGGGTCGGCTCTGGAGGCGTCTGTTCCTGAGGTCACCGAGCCCGCCCAGGTATCGGCGGTGGAGTGGGTGATGCTGGCGACCAAGGCCTACTAG
- a CDS encoding 2'-5' RNA ligase family protein encodes MEDDRTSRLQAGQTGLIVRIPDAEPAVRAWRERFDPSARAGVPAHVTVLFPFLDESRIDARVRSALTDVLGSHHAFDLQFESCGRFPGVLYLAPEPDAQLRRLTEVIAYRWSEAPPYGGQFTEIVPHLTVTDGQDDAVLDEIEADLLGGLPCASQVSSVDLMVYDGAKWQQRASFALLE; translated from the coding sequence ATGGAGGACGACCGCACCAGCAGGCTTCAGGCAGGCCAGACAGGACTCATCGTCAGGATCCCGGACGCGGAGCCGGCCGTCCGCGCATGGCGTGAACGGTTCGATCCATCAGCCCGAGCAGGAGTACCAGCACATGTCACGGTGCTTTTCCCGTTCCTCGACGAGAGCCGAATAGATGCGCGTGTCCGCTCGGCTCTCACTGATGTGCTCGGCAGCCATCATGCCTTTGACCTGCAGTTTGAGAGCTGTGGGCGGTTTCCAGGGGTGCTGTATCTCGCTCCTGAGCCAGACGCACAGTTGCGGCGGCTCACTGAGGTGATCGCTTACCGGTGGTCCGAAGCGCCTCCCTATGGGGGCCAGTTCACCGAGATTGTGCCCCACCTGACCGTCACTGACGGTCAGGACGATGCAGTTCTGGATGAGATCGAGGCTGACCTGCTCGGCGGACTTCCCTGCGCGTCCCAGGTCTCGTCAGTTGACCTCATGGTGTATGACGGCGCGAAGTGGCAACAGCGGGCGTCGTTCGCACTCCTTGAATGA
- a CDS encoding DUF427 domain-containing protein, whose amino-acid sequence MGLSWQQGPLSSGAIGHFLTLEPLPERLLFAERLRRRMRVQFNGAWIADSENVILLHEPGRYPVAYFPREDVDAQALVAGEKVTHHKDLGDTVWYAVQAGDRTTERAAWEFTALPGHASVLQGRIAFARRAMDAFYEEDERILGHAADPYHRIDIRNTSRTLEVRLGDTVIARSEYAVVLFESGFAPRWYVPRADIDESRLRPVEGQTFCPYKGLCDYYDIGEARRAAWSYRNAYREVDKINDLVSFEADKVEVYLDGTLLRPEPGQNVISHGVDRGLDVDEVKAH is encoded by the coding sequence GACTGTCCTGGCAGCAAGGCCCCCTCTCATCAGGCGCCATCGGACACTTCCTCACCCTCGAACCCCTTCCCGAGCGCCTCCTGTTCGCCGAGCGGCTGCGTCGCCGCATGCGCGTACAATTCAACGGTGCCTGGATCGCCGACAGCGAGAACGTGATCCTGCTCCACGAACCGGGCCGCTATCCCGTCGCCTACTTCCCCCGCGAAGACGTCGACGCGCAGGCCTTGGTCGCCGGCGAGAAGGTCACCCACCACAAGGACCTGGGCGACACTGTCTGGTACGCGGTGCAGGCCGGCGACCGCACCACCGAACGCGCCGCCTGGGAATTCACCGCGCTGCCCGGTCACGCCTCCGTACTCCAGGGCCGCATCGCCTTCGCCCGGCGGGCCATGGACGCCTTCTACGAGGAGGACGAACGCATCCTGGGACACGCCGCGGATCCGTACCACCGCATCGACATCCGCAACACATCCCGCACCCTGGAAGTCCGCCTCGGCGACACCGTGATTGCCCGCTCGGAGTACGCCGTCGTGCTCTTCGAGTCCGGTTTCGCCCCGCGCTGGTACGTCCCGCGCGCCGACATCGACGAGTCCCGACTCCGTCCGGTCGAAGGCCAGACCTTCTGTCCCTACAAGGGCCTGTGTGACTACTACGACATCGGTGAGGCGCGCCGCGCCGCCTGGTCGTACCGCAACGCCTACCGAGAGGTCGACAAGATCAACGATCTGGTCTCGTTCGAAGCGGACAAGGTCGAGGTCTATCTGGACGGCACACTTCTGCGGCCTGAACCCGGGCAGAACGTGATCTCACACGGTGTCGACCGCGGCCTGGACGTCGACGAGGTCAAGGCCCACTGA